From the Maioricimonas rarisocia genome, one window contains:
- a CDS encoding sugar phosphate isomerase/epimerase family protein translates to MHSDPTSRRDFLAQASGTVAAGIVALKATGAPAQKSEERSGANRGRIYKANKGGGIGRDKSAMVKTLLTYKELGFDGIEGGSPDIKNIPALQEAIAETGVPVHGLVDGVHWNDRLSSPDEATRDRGREALEQALRDAYTLRSSTVLLVPGRVTGPEENHDHVWERSITEIRKVLPLASALGVQILIENVWNGFCEEPEQLRDYIDEIDSPWVGVYFDIGNVRKFGPSEDWIRTLGSRIVKLDVKDWGKENGFCRLGEGDVNWPEVRKALAEIRFTGWATREGRDNSLEDTAQLMDELLDL, encoded by the coding sequence ATGCATTCTGATCCGACCTCCCGACGTGACTTTCTTGCCCAGGCCTCCGGAACCGTAGCGGCAGGAATTGTCGCCCTGAAGGCCACCGGTGCCCCGGCCCAGAAATCCGAGGAACGAAGCGGCGCGAACCGCGGCCGCATCTACAAGGCGAACAAGGGGGGCGGGATCGGTCGCGACAAGAGCGCGATGGTCAAGACGCTGCTGACGTACAAGGAGCTGGGTTTCGACGGCATCGAGGGAGGCAGCCCGGACATCAAGAACATTCCCGCTCTGCAGGAAGCGATCGCCGAAACCGGCGTGCCGGTACATGGACTCGTCGACGGCGTCCACTGGAACGATCGGCTCTCATCGCCGGATGAAGCGACGCGGGATCGTGGCCGCGAGGCGCTCGAGCAGGCGCTGCGGGATGCCTACACGCTACGATCATCGACCGTGCTGCTCGTTCCGGGGCGGGTGACCGGCCCCGAAGAGAATCATGATCACGTGTGGGAGCGTTCAATCACCGAAATCCGCAAGGTGCTGCCGCTGGCATCGGCCCTGGGTGTGCAGATCCTGATCGAAAACGTCTGGAACGGATTCTGCGAAGAGCCGGAGCAGCTCCGCGACTACATCGACGAGATCGACAGTCCCTGGGTCGGCGTCTACTTCGACATCGGGAACGTCCGGAAGTTCGGCCCGAGCGAGGACTGGATCCGGACACTGGGCAGTCGGATCGTCAAACTGGACGTGAAGGACTGGGGCAAGGAGAACGGTTTCTGCCGGCTGGGCGAAGGAGACGTGAACTGGCCGGAAGTCCGCAAGGCGCTGGCGGAGATCCGTTTTACGGGTTGGGCAACACGCGAAGGGCGGGACAATTCGCTGGAAGACACGGCCCAGCTGATGGACGAACTGCTCGACCTGTAA
- a CDS encoding TlpA family protein disulfide reductase, producing MSTDISRVVPLCLLSAALWMSAGCQNEPAEEVATPESEPAAEAPAEASPGESIVANKPAAEPTTPMTAETESGEPEAAPAEPTTIARVETPDEPMPVVPTVPSTEEPTEESDEVKPLGIGDPAPPIAISNWVTGEPISQLAEGNVYVVEFWATWCGPCRTSMPHLSKLQEDYGDKVQFIGVTREDAGVVQQFLEQDQSEGTTWAEVVTYRLATDQDDETNTAYMRAAGQSGIPTAFIVGRDGAVEWIGHPMSMDQPLAKIVSGDWDREAAIAEFRQQKRMKEVSLNLMLALRAEKYDEALATLDEVEDEIGESAMLTRYRHHVLSQAGRDEEAAALQSKLVEQAWDDAGLLNGVAWRIASSEGEQDLELALRAARRASELTGHQNSSILDTLARVYYEQGDLDSAIEWQRKAVEHGATNASIKATLEKYKEEQAKPTGADESSDEGEAKSDSGETESNATDSDDSGEEASDAADAEAAGAGTAEETEEAAAP from the coding sequence ATGTCGACCGACATTTCACGCGTTGTTCCGCTGTGTCTTTTGAGTGCGGCGCTCTGGATGTCTGCGGGCTGCCAGAACGAGCCGGCGGAGGAGGTTGCTACCCCGGAGTCTGAACCGGCCGCCGAAGCCCCGGCGGAAGCGTCTCCCGGCGAATCGATCGTCGCGAACAAGCCGGCCGCGGAACCGACAACGCCGATGACAGCGGAAACGGAATCCGGGGAACCTGAAGCGGCGCCGGCCGAGCCAACGACAATTGCCCGGGTCGAAACTCCGGACGAGCCGATGCCGGTCGTCCCCACGGTCCCCTCGACAGAAGAACCGACCGAGGAGTCGGACGAGGTCAAGCCACTGGGCATCGGTGATCCGGCCCCGCCGATTGCGATCAGCAACTGGGTGACCGGGGAGCCGATCTCTCAGCTCGCTGAGGGGAACGTGTACGTCGTCGAGTTCTGGGCGACGTGGTGCGGTCCCTGCCGGACGAGCATGCCGCACCTCAGCAAATTGCAGGAGGACTATGGCGACAAGGTGCAGTTCATTGGCGTGACGCGGGAAGACGCGGGCGTCGTGCAGCAGTTCCTGGAACAGGATCAGTCGGAAGGGACGACGTGGGCGGAGGTGGTGACGTATCGCCTGGCGACCGATCAGGACGACGAAACCAACACGGCTTACATGCGGGCGGCCGGCCAGAGCGGGATTCCGACTGCGTTCATCGTGGGCCGGGACGGCGCGGTTGAGTGGATCGGCCATCCGATGAGCATGGACCAGCCGCTGGCAAAGATCGTGTCGGGGGACTGGGACCGGGAGGCGGCGATTGCCGAGTTCCGCCAGCAGAAGCGGATGAAAGAGGTCTCCCTGAACCTGATGCTGGCTTTGCGTGCCGAGAAGTACGACGAGGCGCTGGCAACACTCGATGAGGTCGAAGACGAGATCGGCGAATCCGCGATGCTGACGCGGTATCGCCATCACGTCCTGTCGCAGGCCGGACGGGACGAGGAAGCGGCGGCGCTGCAATCAAAGCTGGTGGAACAGGCATGGGACGATGCCGGTCTGCTCAATGGCGTGGCCTGGCGGATTGCCTCGAGCGAGGGGGAACAGGATCTGGAACTGGCGTTGCGGGCGGCACGCCGCGCGTCCGAACTGACGGGCCACCAGAACTCTTCCATTCTCGACACGCTCGCCCGGGTCTACTACGAGCAGGGCGACCTGGACTCGGCGATCGAATGGCAGCGGAAAGCCGTCGAACACGGCGCGACCAACGCGTCCATCAAGGCGACGCTCGAGAAATACAAAGAGGAGCAGGCGAAACCGACGGGCGCCGACGAGTCGTCCGACGAGGGCGAGGCGAAATCGGACTCCGGCGAAACCGAGAGCAACGCCACGGACTCGGATGACTCGGGCGAAGAAGCCTCGGACGCTGCAGACGCCGAGGCTGCGGGCGCCGGGACTGCTGAAGAGACGGAGGAAGCTGCCGCCCCCTGA
- the efp gene encoding elongation factor P — protein sequence MPQINAGDFRKGIKVTVDGQPFEMIECNFVKPGKGQALYKTRLRNLLTGTLLDNTYRSGDSLESADVRNADGLYSYFDGTNYIFMDNESFEQMELSADVCADQMKFIKEGAECGLLYWNDQLIGVTPPKHVELEVTYTEPAARGNTATNVTKPATVETGGEVQVPAFIEIGETIKIAAETGEYLGRA from the coding sequence ATGCCTCAGATTAACGCAGGCGATTTTCGTAAGGGAATCAAGGTCACCGTCGACGGACAGCCGTTCGAGATGATCGAATGCAATTTCGTCAAACCGGGCAAGGGCCAGGCGCTGTACAAAACCCGCCTTCGCAACCTGCTGACCGGCACCCTGCTGGACAACACCTACCGCAGCGGCGACAGCCTCGAGTCGGCCGATGTCCGCAATGCCGACGGTCTCTATTCGTACTTCGACGGCACCAATTACATCTTCATGGACAACGAGAGCTTCGAGCAGATGGAGCTCTCCGCCGATGTCTGTGCCGATCAGATGAAGTTCATCAAGGAAGGGGCCGAGTGCGGGCTGCTCTACTGGAACGATCAGCTCATCGGCGTGACTCCGCCCAAGCACGTCGAACTCGAAGTGACCTACACCGAGCCGGCCGCCCGGGGCAATACCGCCACCAACGTCACCAAGCCGGCGACCGTCGAGACCGGTGGCGAAGTGCAGGTCCCCGCCTTCATCGAAATTGGCGAGACGATCAAGATCGCTGCCGAGACCGGTGAGTACCTCGGCCGCGCCTGA
- a CDS encoding arylsulfatase, with protein sequence MSFRFSLTFVLLATFACTLFAPAHAAEDPPNVVLIMVDDMGWSDLGCYGGEIETPHLDRLATEGIRFTQFYNCAKCETSRAALISGRYAPEVGIAKLQNCRTIAQRMRDAGYTTLMTGKWHLSGNPVDFGFDRYFGHLSGATNFFHGDNTFRLDDKPFEVPREGFYTTDADTDYAIEFLEEADDDRPVFLYIAYNAPHYPLHVPQEDFEKYRGRYRDGWDHLREQRLARVRQLGLLPEPFALPPRPEDVPAWDSLTDDQRDTQELMMAAYAGMIDRVDQNIGRLREALEKQGRFENTLFLFLSDNGACPFQRTKQKTLENQLMPWDPESYWTYDKGWAHACNTPFREYKRNQHEGGICTPLIAHWPAGISRPGRITSQPGQIVDLLATCIDVAGVDREDARAEAPLRGQSLKPIFEGQQRTPHDAIYFTFYGTHNALRVGDWKLVNIDRGPWELYNLAEDRTELHDRAGTDPERLQELRTRFEAMRDEIGTGRSGRRSKKSN encoded by the coding sequence ATGTCGTTCCGCTTTTCTCTCACGTTCGTACTGCTGGCAACGTTCGCCTGCACGCTGTTCGCGCCCGCTCATGCCGCCGAAGACCCGCCCAACGTCGTCCTGATCATGGTTGACGACATGGGGTGGTCGGATCTGGGATGCTACGGCGGCGAGATCGAGACACCCCACCTCGACCGACTCGCGACCGAGGGCATCCGCTTCACCCAGTTCTACAATTGCGCCAAATGTGAAACATCCCGGGCCGCCCTCATCAGCGGTCGGTACGCACCCGAAGTCGGCATCGCGAAACTGCAGAACTGCCGCACAATCGCACAGCGGATGCGAGACGCCGGCTACACGACACTGATGACCGGCAAATGGCACCTTTCCGGCAACCCGGTCGACTTCGGCTTCGACCGCTACTTCGGGCACCTTAGTGGAGCCACGAACTTCTTTCACGGCGATAATACGTTCCGGCTCGACGACAAGCCCTTCGAGGTGCCGAGGGAAGGCTTCTACACCACCGACGCCGACACCGACTACGCGATCGAGTTTCTCGAGGAGGCCGACGACGACCGACCGGTCTTCCTCTACATCGCGTACAACGCTCCGCACTACCCGCTGCACGTCCCTCAGGAAGACTTCGAGAAGTACCGCGGACGCTACCGCGACGGCTGGGATCATCTTCGCGAGCAACGTCTGGCGAGGGTTCGTCAGCTCGGTCTGCTTCCCGAACCGTTCGCACTGCCACCCCGCCCCGAGGACGTTCCCGCCTGGGATTCCCTCACCGACGACCAGCGCGATACCCAGGAGCTGATGATGGCCGCCTACGCCGGCATGATCGATCGCGTCGACCAGAACATCGGCCGGCTGCGGGAAGCGCTCGAAAAGCAGGGCCGCTTCGAGAACACGCTGTTCCTGTTCCTCTCCGACAACGGCGCCTGCCCCTTCCAGCGGACGAAACAGAAGACTCTCGAGAACCAGCTGATGCCCTGGGATCCCGAGTCCTATTGGACGTACGACAAGGGCTGGGCCCACGCCTGCAACACGCCCTTCCGAGAGTACAAACGGAATCAGCACGAAGGGGGCATCTGCACGCCGCTGATCGCTCACTGGCCTGCCGGAATCTCCCGTCCCGGTCGCATCACCAGCCAGCCGGGACAGATCGTCGACCTGCTCGCGACCTGCATCGACGTCGCCGGAGTCGACCGGGAGGACGCACGCGCTGAAGCGCCCCTCCGTGGACAGAGCCTCAAACCGATCTTCGAGGGACAGCAGCGAACGCCTCACGACGCGATCTACTTCACGTTCTATGGCACGCACAACGCGCTTCGGGTGGGCGACTGGAAACTGGTCAACATCGATCGCGGTCCGTGGGAACTGTACAACCTCGCCGAGGACCGCACCGAACTGCACGACCGGGCCGGGACGGATCCCGAACGACTGCAGGAGCTGAGGACCCGTTTTGAAGCGATGCGCGACGAGATCGGCACCGGACGGAGCGGCCGCAGGTCAAAGAAGTCGAACTGA
- the epmB gene encoding EF-P beta-lysylation protein EpmB — translation MHATGETVPPAAPFSDLPGPAAGQSTGVDKAAEGPSWHRELAAAIRDADRLIDLLELPEATREPARRAARLFPLMVPPSYLRRMHPGDVADPLLRQVLPLEEEFHEVAGFVEDAVGDAGSRRADGLLHKYHGRALLITTGACAVHCRYCFRRHYPYGEEPKRLEEWNPALKAIAGDRSIREVILSGGDPLMLTDVRLEALVERLAAIGHLRRLRIHSRLPIVLPSRVTARLLDLLTGTRMQPFMVVHANHARELVGDCADALRRLVRGGIPTLNQAVLLRGINETFEAQRDLCETLINLGVQPYYLHQLDRVRGAAHFEAPDAVGLEIIKELRRHLPGYAVPQFVREVAGAEHKTPI, via the coding sequence ATGCACGCCACCGGGGAAACGGTGCCGCCGGCCGCCCCATTCTCAGATCTTCCCGGCCCTGCGGCCGGTCAATCGACCGGCGTCGATAAGGCTGCAGAGGGCCCCTCATGGCACCGCGAGCTGGCCGCGGCAATCCGGGACGCGGACCGGCTGATCGACCTGCTGGAACTTCCGGAGGCAACCCGGGAACCGGCCCGTCGTGCCGCCCGCCTGTTCCCCCTGATGGTGCCGCCGTCGTACCTGAGGCGGATGCATCCGGGCGACGTGGCCGATCCCCTGCTGCGTCAGGTGCTGCCGCTGGAGGAGGAGTTCCATGAGGTCGCCGGGTTCGTCGAGGATGCCGTGGGAGATGCCGGTTCCCGCCGTGCCGACGGCCTGCTGCACAAGTACCATGGCCGGGCCCTGCTGATCACCACCGGGGCGTGTGCGGTCCACTGCCGGTACTGCTTCCGCCGCCACTACCCGTACGGCGAGGAACCGAAGCGGCTGGAGGAGTGGAATCCGGCCCTGAAGGCGATCGCGGGTGACCGCTCGATCCGGGAAGTGATCCTCAGCGGGGGTGATCCGCTGATGCTGACCGATGTCCGGCTGGAGGCGCTGGTCGAACGACTCGCTGCCATCGGGCATCTGCGGAGGCTGCGGATCCATTCCCGGCTGCCGATCGTCCTGCCGTCACGGGTCACGGCCCGCCTGCTTGACCTGCTGACCGGGACGCGAATGCAGCCATTCATGGTCGTGCACGCCAACCATGCACGAGAGCTGGTAGGCGACTGTGCGGACGCCCTGCGGCGGCTGGTGCGGGGAGGCATTCCGACACTCAACCAGGCCGTCCTGCTGCGTGGCATCAACGAGACGTTCGAAGCGCAACGGGATCTGTGTGAGACGCTGATCAATCTGGGCGTACAGCCGTACTACCTGCATCAGCTCGACCGGGTCCGGGGGGCGGCCCACTTCGAAGCGCCCGACGCGGTCGGACTGGAAATCATCAAGGAGCTTCGCCGGCACCTTCCCGGCTATGCTGTACCGCAATTTGTCCGCGAGGTGGCCGGAGCCGAACACAAAACTCCCATCTGA
- the thrC gene encoding threonine synthase, translating to MTTALDDFAFQRSISPDCDTTYGVDQTLTVCPESNDLLDIHYDWDRLPVPTSLKEFEAAWANRSNPLDFSGVWRFRRLLPFAPDDQIVTIGEGQTILQQSDPVGKYVGMDAGRLHLQYEGLNPSGSFKDNGMTAASTHARMVGAKIAACASTGNTSASLAIYASTTGLFRVVVFVGSGKIAFGKLSQALDYGATTIQIRGDFDDALKQVRAVCAEGGIYLCNSVNPFRLEGQKTIMYRVLEGLGWEVPDWIVVPGGNLGNSSAFGKAFIELKKLGLIDRIPRLAVINAAGANTLHELYEHKGLRWNDGRPDQSLIDSFYTDMDERNRRAQTLASAIEINRPVNLKKCLRALDACDGVVREVSDAEILDAKAHVGAGGFGCEPASGASVAGARLLRKQGIIAPGDRVVCILTGHQLKDPDVTVGYHAAESNERLAEKLAGGGVVERPFSNGPIVVDNDFQRIMEVIRQIE from the coding sequence ATTACCACCGCTCTCGACGATTTCGCTTTCCAGCGCAGCATTTCGCCCGACTGTGACACGACGTACGGGGTCGATCAGACGCTGACCGTCTGCCCGGAAAGCAACGACCTGCTGGACATCCATTACGACTGGGACCGGCTGCCGGTGCCGACGTCGCTGAAGGAATTCGAAGCGGCCTGGGCGAACCGCAGCAACCCGCTCGACTTCAGTGGTGTGTGGCGTTTCCGCCGCCTGCTGCCGTTTGCCCCTGACGACCAGATCGTGACGATCGGCGAGGGGCAGACCATCCTGCAGCAGTCCGATCCGGTCGGCAAGTATGTCGGCATGGACGCGGGCCGGCTGCACCTGCAATACGAAGGGCTGAATCCGTCGGGGAGCTTCAAGGACAACGGCATGACGGCCGCGTCCACGCATGCCCGCATGGTGGGAGCGAAGATTGCGGCCTGTGCGTCGACCGGTAACACCAGTGCCTCGCTGGCGATTTATGCGAGCACGACCGGGCTGTTTCGGGTCGTCGTGTTTGTCGGCAGCGGGAAAATCGCGTTCGGCAAGCTCTCGCAGGCCCTCGACTATGGTGCGACGACCATCCAGATCCGGGGGGACTTCGACGACGCCCTCAAGCAGGTCCGGGCCGTCTGCGCCGAGGGTGGCATTTACCTCTGCAACAGCGTCAATCCGTTCCGGCTCGAAGGCCAGAAGACCATCATGTACCGGGTCCTGGAAGGGCTCGGCTGGGAGGTCCCTGACTGGATCGTTGTCCCCGGGGGGAATCTGGGGAACTCGAGCGCGTTCGGGAAGGCATTCATCGAGCTGAAGAAACTGGGGCTGATCGACCGGATTCCGCGTCTGGCGGTCATCAATGCGGCCGGTGCCAACACGCTGCATGAGCTGTACGAGCACAAGGGCCTGCGGTGGAACGATGGCCGTCCCGACCAGTCGCTGATTGACTCGTTCTACACGGACATGGACGAACGGAATCGCCGGGCGCAGACGCTGGCAAGTGCGATCGAGATTAACCGTCCGGTCAACCTGAAGAAGTGCCTGCGTGCGCTGGACGCCTGCGACGGGGTCGTCCGGGAGGTGTCGGATGCGGAGATCCTCGACGCGAAAGCTCACGTGGGGGCCGGCGGCTTCGGCTGCGAACCGGCCAGCGGAGCGAGCGTGGCGGGAGCGAGGCTGCTGCGGAAGCAGGGAATCATTGCTCCAGGCGACCGGGTGGTCTGCATTCTGACCGGCCACCAGTTGAAGGATCCGGACGTCACTGTCGGCTATCACGCGGCTGAATCGAACGAACGACTGGCTGAGAAACTGGCGGGAGGAGGCGTTGTGGAACGGCCGTTCTCCAACGGTCCGATCGTGGTCGACAATGACTTCCAACGGATCATGGAAGTGATCCGCCAGATCGAGTAG
- a CDS encoding hybrid sensor histidine kinase/response regulator has product MNLETDVTHLPKVLVFGASENRLASAVDGLRDQCQIVPATSLADALTRLREDNLQGVCVLGEKLSPSAFLLETGGLLEKIPDGIALLDLESNILWHNDRLAELAQQSASLVGQPLLDSFGTVEILGPDFCPFHTALGSNESTRTTIRVGDKNYFQVDATPVLEDLDEFPNYLLVMVRDLTSEVIQRQKLNAIYQAGLELGDLQPQEVLEMSVDERIDLLKSKILHFTQDLLEFDTVEIRLVERTNNRLTPLLAVGMEPDAESRELFADAEGNGVTGFVAATGRSYLCEDIDNDPLYLPGAPGARSSLTVPLVLHDEILGTFNVESPKPGAFTENDLQFLELFCREVAMALNTLDLLVAEKATTAQESTTLMLREVADPVDEILNDAAWILEKYIGHDAPVTERLQRILSHTREIRELIQKVGEAISPDLGRAGLSAREQSESQVLRAKRILVADSDKEVRRAAHELLGRYGCIVETAHNGEEALLMGRTFHYDAVIADIHLPDMNGAECFQRMREIHEHMPVILMTGFGYDPTHSIVKARQMGLKSVLYKPFRLDQLLGAVEEAACGQSASRPC; this is encoded by the coding sequence GTGAATTTGGAAACGGACGTGACGCATCTGCCCAAAGTGTTGGTCTTCGGGGCATCCGAGAATCGGCTGGCATCGGCCGTGGATGGCCTGCGAGACCAGTGCCAGATCGTTCCGGCGACGAGCCTCGCCGATGCGCTGACCCGGTTACGCGAGGATAACCTGCAGGGAGTCTGCGTACTGGGTGAGAAGCTTTCTCCGTCTGCATTTCTGCTCGAGACCGGGGGATTGCTGGAGAAGATTCCGGACGGCATCGCGCTGCTGGACCTGGAATCGAACATCCTGTGGCACAACGACCGACTCGCGGAACTGGCGCAGCAGTCTGCGTCACTCGTCGGACAGCCGCTGCTCGACTCGTTCGGCACCGTGGAGATTCTGGGTCCGGACTTCTGCCCGTTCCATACAGCACTGGGTTCAAACGAATCGACTCGCACGACGATCCGGGTCGGCGACAAGAACTACTTTCAGGTGGACGCGACCCCCGTCCTGGAAGACCTGGACGAGTTTCCGAACTATCTGCTCGTCATGGTGCGGGATCTGACGTCGGAGGTCATCCAGCGGCAGAAGCTGAACGCGATCTACCAGGCAGGACTGGAACTGGGCGACCTGCAGCCGCAGGAAGTCCTGGAGATGTCGGTCGATGAGCGAATCGACCTGCTGAAGTCAAAGATCCTGCACTTCACGCAGGACCTGCTCGAGTTCGACACGGTGGAAATCCGGCTGGTCGAACGGACCAACAACCGGCTGACGCCCCTGCTGGCGGTCGGGATGGAACCGGATGCGGAATCGCGGGAGCTGTTCGCGGATGCCGAAGGCAACGGCGTGACGGGATTTGTCGCCGCCACGGGCCGCAGCTACCTGTGTGAGGACATCGACAATGACCCGTTGTACCTGCCGGGTGCCCCCGGGGCTCGCAGTTCGTTGACGGTTCCGCTGGTGCTGCACGACGAGATCCTGGGAACGTTCAACGTCGAGAGTCCCAAGCCGGGCGCGTTTACCGAGAACGATCTGCAGTTTCTCGAGCTGTTCTGCCGCGAAGTTGCGATGGCGCTGAACACACTCGACCTGCTGGTCGCCGAGAAAGCCACGACCGCCCAGGAGAGCACGACGCTGATGCTCCGGGAGGTGGCCGATCCGGTCGACGAGATCCTCAATGACGCGGCGTGGATTCTGGAAAAGTACATCGGTCACGACGCGCCGGTGACGGAGCGTCTGCAGCGGATCCTCTCCCACACCCGTGAGATCCGCGAGCTGATCCAGAAGGTGGGCGAAGCCATCTCGCCTGACCTTGGACGGGCGGGCCTTTCGGCAAGGGAGCAGTCCGAGAGTCAGGTGCTGCGTGCCAAACGGATTCTCGTCGCCGACAGCGACAAGGAAGTCCGTCGAGCCGCGCACGAGTTGCTCGGCCGCTACGGTTGCATCGTGGAGACCGCTCACAATGGTGAGGAAGCTCTGCTGATGGGGCGGACTTTCCACTATGACGCGGTGATCGCCGACATCCATCTGCCTGACATGAACGGGGCGGAGTGCTTTCAGAGGATGCGGGAGATCCACGAGCATATGCCGGTGATTCTGATGACGGGGTTCGGGTACGATCCGACGCACTCGATCGTCAAAGCGCGGCAAATGGGGCTCAAATCGGTCCTCTACAAACCGTTCCGGCTGGACCAGCTTCTGGGTGCGGTCGAAGAGGCGGCCTGCGGGCAGTCGGCATCCCGCCCGTGTTAG
- the dprA gene encoding DNA-processing protein DprA, with product MTDDDELLDLMRLNLVTGLGPRLQSLLLARFGSASAVLAASGPELLSIDQIGPKLSAAITKARSSPLAAAELQRCRDAGVSVLTRHGDDYPPMLSEIPDPPMVLYMRGAIEPADELAVALVGSRQCTPYGRRQAQRLAGGLARAGLTVVSGLARGIDSVCHRAALAAGGRTIAVCATGLAKIYPPEHAELAEDILDAGAVISESPLDREPTPGIFPQRNRIISGISLGVVIVEANRKSGALHTARHAMEQGREVFAVPGPIDSPASQGCHDLIRDGATLVRSIDDILEELGPLRQPVRTDDQTVIREPRELNLSDQEMAILNLVHREPRHIDEVVNEAAIETSRVLSTITVLEMKRLVTRMPGGYLVRR from the coding sequence GTGACCGACGACGACGAACTGCTCGACCTGATGCGACTGAATCTCGTGACCGGCCTCGGCCCGCGCCTGCAGTCACTTCTGCTCGCACGGTTCGGCTCCGCATCAGCCGTCCTGGCCGCTTCGGGCCCCGAGCTGCTCTCAATCGATCAGATCGGTCCCAAGCTCTCCGCGGCCATCACCAAGGCCCGTTCGTCTCCCCTCGCCGCTGCAGAACTCCAGCGCTGCCGCGACGCCGGCGTCAGCGTTCTGACTCGGCACGGCGACGACTATCCGCCCATGTTGAGTGAAATCCCCGATCCTCCGATGGTGCTGTACATGCGCGGAGCGATCGAGCCGGCCGACGAACTGGCTGTCGCGCTCGTCGGATCGCGGCAGTGCACCCCGTACGGACGACGGCAGGCCCAGCGGCTTGCCGGAGGACTCGCACGGGCCGGGCTGACCGTTGTCAGCGGACTGGCGCGCGGGATCGACAGCGTCTGCCATCGGGCCGCCCTCGCGGCAGGTGGACGGACCATTGCCGTCTGCGCCACCGGGCTGGCGAAGATCTATCCCCCCGAACATGCCGAACTGGCCGAAGACATCCTCGACGCCGGTGCCGTCATCTCCGAGTCACCACTCGATCGGGAACCGACGCCAGGCATCTTTCCCCAGCGGAACCGGATCATCTCGGGCATCTCGCTCGGAGTCGTCATCGTCGAAGCGAACCGCAAGTCCGGAGCCCTGCATACGGCCCGTCACGCCATGGAACAGGGGCGCGAAGTCTTCGCCGTCCCCGGACCGATCGACAGTCCCGCCAGCCAGGGATGCCATGACCTCATCCGCGACGGCGCGACTCTCGTCCGCTCGATCGACGACATTCTGGAAGAACTCGGACCGCTGCGGCAGCCGGTCCGTACCGACGACCAGACCGTGATCCGCGAGCCTCGCGAACTCAACCTCAGCGACCAGGAGATGGCGATCCTCAACCTCGTTCATCGCGAACCGCGGCACATCGACGAGGTCGTCAACGAAGCAGCCATCGAAACGTCGCGCGTCCTCTCGACGATCACCGTCCTCGAAATGAAGAGACTGGTCACCCGGATGCCCGGCGGCTACCTCGTCCGGCGGTGA